The proteins below come from a single Natranaerofaba carboxydovora genomic window:
- a CDS encoding GerAB/ArcD/ProY family transporter: MAVEKIHNRQLLIMTFILRTTVAFAFLPVLTTGTARQDAWASSILMYIGTVVLLLIIVGLAVKFPDKTIVQYSEILLGSVLGKVISFLVLWMFLHMAATEARIYGELINIAFLTRTPVFLIQAGMIILAAITVYLGIEVIGRMADFVLPWFIILIFVTIIFSLVDVTPENFEPILARGMAPVIKSSLTPIAIAIQILTVAMILPRTNEPNKGIKTVFVSITFASFMVLVVSVVVVLVIGPELGNNAVFPFLFTIRNVETGEVLERIEIFTVLAWGLGIYITLSVYLYCGAKGISQWLNLESYRPLVFPMAAIWTALSIHSFDTVYQLESFLAPEIIFPYAMTAIGIIYGFLWGGYLFKKLFVKRKGGNLEN; encoded by the coding sequence ATGGCTGTTGAAAAAATCCATAACCGCCAGCTGCTTATAATGACTTTTATTCTTCGCACTACTGTTGCATTTGCTTTTTTGCCAGTGCTGACTACAGGTACTGCAAGACAGGATGCCTGGGCATCAAGTATTTTGATGTATATTGGAACAGTAGTGCTTTTACTTATAATCGTAGGACTTGCAGTAAAATTCCCCGATAAAACTATCGTTCAGTATAGTGAGATACTTCTTGGTAGTGTCCTTGGGAAAGTGATAAGTTTTCTGGTATTATGGATGTTTTTACACATGGCGGCGACAGAAGCAAGGATATATGGGGAACTTATTAATATAGCGTTCCTCACAAGGACGCCGGTATTTCTAATACAGGCAGGAATGATTATCCTAGCAGCTATAACAGTATATCTGGGGATAGAGGTAATCGGCAGAATGGCAGATTTTGTGCTGCCCTGGTTTATAATTTTAATATTTGTTACCATTATATTTTCTCTTGTTGATGTTACTCCAGAAAATTTTGAGCCTATACTTGCAAGGGGGATGGCCCCGGTTATTAAATCTTCTCTGACCCCTATAGCCATTGCAATACAGATCTTAACTGTTGCTATGATTTTACCCCGGACGAATGAGCCGAACAAAGGTATAAAAACAGTCTTTGTTTCTATAACCTTTGCATCTTTTATGGTTTTGGTGGTGTCTGTCGTAGTAGTGCTAGTAATAGGGCCTGAGTTAGGGAATAACGCTGTTTTTCCTTTTTTGTTTACTATTAGAAACGTTGAAACTGGTGAAGTATTAGAAAGGATAGAGATTTTTACTGTGCTTGCCTGGGGTCTTGGTATATATATCACTCTTTCTGTATACCTTTACTGTGGTGCCAAAGGCATTTCTCAGTGGCTTAACCTTGAGAGCTATCGCCCCTTAGTCTTCCCCATGGCAGCAATATGGACGGCTCTTTCAATTCATTCCTTTGATACAGTATATCAGTTAGAAAGTTTTCTGGCACCTGAGATAATTTTTCCTTATGCAATGACAGCTATAGGTATAATATATGGCTTCTTATGGGGTGGATATTTATTTAAAAAACTATTTGTTAAACGAAAAGGAGGAAACTTAGAAAATTGA